From one Culex quinquefasciatus strain JHB chromosome 3, VPISU_Cqui_1.0_pri_paternal, whole genome shotgun sequence genomic stretch:
- the LOC6036530 gene encoding protein PDF, with translation MVNVSGICFVLFCLCLRVSIAMPSYDDENRLTVDKEAYIRQLAEWLSNQSASSLVASNDIYSLPPCRPCFYPSYQTESAGGPAATMSHNPYSKRNSELINSLLSLPKDMNNAGK, from the exons ATGGTCAACGTCAGTGGAATTTGCTTCGTGCTGTTCTGTCTGTGTCTGCGAGTGAGCATCGCGATGCCATCCTACGACGACGAAAACAGGCTGACAGTGGATAAAGAA GCCTACATCCGGCAGCTCGCGGAATGGCTCTCGAACCAATCTGCCTCGTCACTGGTCGCGTCCAACGACATTTACAGCCTGCCGCCGTGTCGGCCGTGCTTCTACCCGAGCTACCAGACGGAAAGTGCTGGCGGTCCTGCGGCCACCATGTCCCACAATCCGTACAGCAAACGGAACTCCGAGCTGATCAACTCACTGCTCAGTCTGCCCAAGGACATGAACAACGCCGGCAAATAG
- the LOC6036529 gene encoding bax inhibitor 1, which yields MATSFTNFSYERFMRNMGQKLEPSVRYHLSKVYACLTATCAAATVGSLIHLKGIWEAGMLSGLIALGLVLGLIFNPDNGKNFNMRLGLLLGFGAFTGHALGLLLEQVIYVNPAIVVTALVGTTTIFTSLSAAAVLAKRGSYLFLGGILLSVLNAMALISLGNLLFRSYFVHELNLYVGLAVMSGFVLFDTQMIMEKHRLGSNDCIAHSLDLFYDVIGIFRRLLVILTQKEQNNQRKKRND from the exons ATGGCCACGTCATTCACAAACTTTTCGTACGAGCGCTTTATGCGAAATATGGGACAGAAATT GGAACCCAGCGTCCGTTACCACCTGTCCAAAGTGTACGCCTGTCTGACGGCAACATGCGCCGCGGCCACCGTCGGTTCGCTCATCCACCTCAAGGGCATCTGGGAGGCCGGAATGCTCAGTGGACTGATTGCCCTGGGGCTCGTTCTGGGCCTGATCTTCAACCCGGACAACGGCAAGAACTTTAACATGCGCCTGGGCCTGCTGCTCGGCTTCGGAGCCTTCACCGGACACGCACTCGGGCTGCTGCTGGAGCAGGTCATCTACGTCAATCCGGCCATCGTCGTAACGGCGCTCGTAGGAACGACCACGATCTTCACCAGCTTGAGCGCGGCCGCCGTTTTGGCCAAGCGCGGCAGCTATCTGTTCCTCGGCGGCATCCTGCTCAGCGTGCTGAACGCGATGGCCCTGATCAGCTTGGGAAATCTGCTGTTCCGGTCGTACTTTGTGCACGAG CTCAACCTGTACGTTGGCCTGGCCGTGATGAGCGGCTTCGTCCTGTTCGACACCCAGATGATCATGGAGAAGCACCGTCTCGGAAGCAACGATTGCATCGCCCACTCGCTGGATCTGTTCTACGACGTGATCGGAATCTTCCGCCGTCTGCTCGTTATCCTGACCCAAAAGGAGCAGAACAATCAGCGCAAGAAGAGAAACGATTAA
- the LOC6036524 gene encoding cleavage and polyadenylation specificity factor subunit 6 isoform X1, which translates to MADGVDIDLYADDLEQDFAQTNDEFGGEGGDLYDDVITPSGDHGRNNSGRGPSMDRLDGSDRNGDYHHHGSGSMNHIARRHQLYIGNLSWWTTDQDIADVIGDVGVNDFQEVKFFENRANGQSKGFCVVSLGSENSMRYVMERLPKKELHGQNPVVTLPTKQALNQFESQQKTRPTPPAQSGGQSNGPRPPAPGMGGMGPGPGGPHGGPGGPNGPPGPPRMLMGGPGGMPPGMRPPHNHPMPGPMHMQGPPGPGGPPRPQGPPMHHGNGPPQQGPPRPFQGGQGQWNGPPRMNGPPGRPGGGPGGPGPGMPHRPQMVNSHHPSHQRSQGHRFMDYPPSGGPRPDWNGPPMHRGPGGFPPGPPGPRQGPPGHMQGGPNRGPPMGGPGQGPAPHVNPAFFNQGGNPGSHPNGGPPGPHGPSSGQGPPPHFNPQGGAAPRGPWPGPGGKPPGGPFPEHSITPQLSEAEFEEIMTRNRTVSSSAIARAVSDAAAGEYASAIETLATAISLIKQSKVAHDERCKILISSLQDTLHGIETKSYSRRERSRSRDRSSHPRSRSRRERSSSRGYRERSRERDRGDRERDRERDGSRRSRPRNKTPEHQAAADTSADNSKRSYYNDDRYRSSDRERERDRDRERREEHRSRH; encoded by the exons ATGGCCGATGGCGTGGATATTGATTTGTATGCGGACGATTTAGAGCAGGATTTTGCACAAACTAAC GATGAATTTGGTGGCGAGGGTGGAGATTTGTACGACGATGTGATTACGCCGTCCGGCGACCATGGCCGAAACAATTCCGGAAGAGGACCGTCGATGGACCGGTTGGATGGGTCGGACCGGAATGGGGACTACCATCATCATGGATCTGGGTCGATGAACCACATCGCCCGGAGGCACCAGCTTTACATCGGGAATCTGTCCTGGTGGACGACGGATCAGGACATTGCGGACGTGATTGGTGACGTGGGCGTGAATGACTTCCAGGAGGTCAAGTTCTTCGAGAACCGTGCCAACGGACAGTCCAAAGGTTTTTGCGTGGTTTCGCTGGGCTCGGAGAATAGCATGCGCTACGTGATGGAGCGACTTCCGAAGAAGGAACTTCACGGCCAAAATCCGGTCGTGACGCTGCCCACGAAACAAGCGTTGAACCAGTTTGAAAGTCAGCAGAAAACGAGACCGACTCCACCGGCCCAAAGTGGCGGCCAATCGAACGGACCGCGACCTCCGGCACCGGGCATGGGCGGAATGGGACCGGGCCCGGGTGGACCACACGGCGGACCAGGCGGCCCGAACGGACCTCCGGGACCACCCCGTATGTTGATGGGTGGCCCCGGCGGAATGCCACCGGGAATGCGACCCCCGCACAATCATCCGATGCCCGGACCGATGCACATGCAAGGACCACCGGGACCGGGAGGCCCTCCACGACCACAG GGCCCTCCGATGCATCACGGAAATGGGCCCCCACAGCAAGGTCCTCCCCGTCCCTTCCAGGGTGGGCAAGGCCAGTGGAACGGACCACCGCGTATGAACGGTCCGCCTGGACGGCCCGGGGGAGGACCGGGTGGTCCGGGGCCCGGTATGCCTCACAGACCGCAAATGGTAAATAGTCACCACCCATCACATCAGAGATCACAAGGTCACAGGTTCATGGAT TATCCGCCGTCCGGAGGACCACGACCCGACTGGAATGGACCGCCGATGCACAGAGGACCAG GTGGCTTCCCACCGGGACCGCCCGGACCGAGACAGGGACCCCCCGGTCACATGCAGGGCGGCCCGAACCGCGGCCCACCCATGGGTGGCCCCGGACAGGGTCCGGCTCCGCACGTGAATCCGGCCTTCTTCAACCAGGGCGGCAACCCCGGCAGTCACCCGAACGGTGGACCCCCGGGCCCGCATGGCCCGTCCTCCGGCCAGGGCCCACCGCCGCACTTTAACCCCCAGGGCGGAGCGGCACCCCGTGGACCGTGGCCCGGACCGGGTGGGAAACCGCCGGGTGGTCCGTTCCCCGAGCACAGCATAACACCCCAGCTGAGTGAGGCCGAGTTCGAGGAGATTATGACGAGGAACCGCACCGTTAGCAGTTCCGCTATTGCAAG AGCCGTGTCGGATGCCGCGGCTGGGGAGTACGCGAGTGCGATTGAAACGCTTGCGACGGCCATCTCGTTGATCAAGCAGTCTAAGGTGGCGCACGACGAACGGTGCAAGATTCTGATTAGTTCGCTGCAGGACACGTTGCACGGCATTGAGACGAAGAGTTACAGCCGTCGGGAGCGGTCCAGGTCGCGGGATAGGTCATCGCATCCGCGGTCCAGATCGAGACGGGAGAGATCCAGCTCGCGTGGATATCGTGAGCGTTCGAGGGAGAGAGATCGCGGAGATAGAGAGCGCGATCGCGAGAGGGACGG CTCCCGCCGGTCCCGCCCCCGCAACAAGACCCCCGAGCACCAGGCCGCGGCCGACACCTCGGCGGACAACTCGAAGCGAAGCTACTACAACGACGATCGCTACAGATCGTCGGACCGCGAGCGCGAGCGTGACCGCGACCGGGAACGCCGCGAGGAGCACCGCTCGCGCCACTAA
- the LOC6036524 gene encoding cleavage and polyadenylation specificity factor subunit 6 isoform X2, which translates to MADGVDIDLYADDLEQDFAQTNDEFGGEGGDLYDDVITPSGDHGRNNSGRGPSMDRLDGSDRNGDYHHHGSGSMNHIARRHQLYIGNLSWWTTDQDIADVIGDVGVNDFQEVKFFENRANGQSKGFCVVSLGSENSMRYVMERLPKKELHGQNPVVTLPTKQALNQFESQQKTRPTPPAQSGGQSNGPRPPAPGMGGMGPGPGGPHGGPGGPNGPPGPPRMLMGGPGGMPPGMRPPHNHPMPGPMHMQGPPGPGGPPRPQGPPMHHGNGPPQQGPPRPFQGGQGQWNGPPRMNGPPGRPGGGPGGPGPGMPHRPQMYPPSGGPRPDWNGPPMHRGPGGFPPGPPGPRQGPPGHMQGGPNRGPPMGGPGQGPAPHVNPAFFNQGGNPGSHPNGGPPGPHGPSSGQGPPPHFNPQGGAAPRGPWPGPGGKPPGGPFPEHSITPQLSEAEFEEIMTRNRTVSSSAIARAVSDAAAGEYASAIETLATAISLIKQSKVAHDERCKILISSLQDTLHGIETKSYSRRERSRSRDRSSHPRSRSRRERSSSRGYRERSRERDRGDRERDRERDGSRRSRPRNKTPEHQAAADTSADNSKRSYYNDDRYRSSDRERERDRDRERREEHRSRH; encoded by the exons ATGGCCGATGGCGTGGATATTGATTTGTATGCGGACGATTTAGAGCAGGATTTTGCACAAACTAAC GATGAATTTGGTGGCGAGGGTGGAGATTTGTACGACGATGTGATTACGCCGTCCGGCGACCATGGCCGAAACAATTCCGGAAGAGGACCGTCGATGGACCGGTTGGATGGGTCGGACCGGAATGGGGACTACCATCATCATGGATCTGGGTCGATGAACCACATCGCCCGGAGGCACCAGCTTTACATCGGGAATCTGTCCTGGTGGACGACGGATCAGGACATTGCGGACGTGATTGGTGACGTGGGCGTGAATGACTTCCAGGAGGTCAAGTTCTTCGAGAACCGTGCCAACGGACAGTCCAAAGGTTTTTGCGTGGTTTCGCTGGGCTCGGAGAATAGCATGCGCTACGTGATGGAGCGACTTCCGAAGAAGGAACTTCACGGCCAAAATCCGGTCGTGACGCTGCCCACGAAACAAGCGTTGAACCAGTTTGAAAGTCAGCAGAAAACGAGACCGACTCCACCGGCCCAAAGTGGCGGCCAATCGAACGGACCGCGACCTCCGGCACCGGGCATGGGCGGAATGGGACCGGGCCCGGGTGGACCACACGGCGGACCAGGCGGCCCGAACGGACCTCCGGGACCACCCCGTATGTTGATGGGTGGCCCCGGCGGAATGCCACCGGGAATGCGACCCCCGCACAATCATCCGATGCCCGGACCGATGCACATGCAAGGACCACCGGGACCGGGAGGCCCTCCACGACCACAG GGCCCTCCGATGCATCACGGAAATGGGCCCCCACAGCAAGGTCCTCCCCGTCCCTTCCAGGGTGGGCAAGGCCAGTGGAACGGACCACCGCGTATGAACGGTCCGCCTGGACGGCCCGGGGGAGGACCGGGTGGTCCGGGGCCCGGTATGCCTCACAGACCGCAAATG TATCCGCCGTCCGGAGGACCACGACCCGACTGGAATGGACCGCCGATGCACAGAGGACCAG GTGGCTTCCCACCGGGACCGCCCGGACCGAGACAGGGACCCCCCGGTCACATGCAGGGCGGCCCGAACCGCGGCCCACCCATGGGTGGCCCCGGACAGGGTCCGGCTCCGCACGTGAATCCGGCCTTCTTCAACCAGGGCGGCAACCCCGGCAGTCACCCGAACGGTGGACCCCCGGGCCCGCATGGCCCGTCCTCCGGCCAGGGCCCACCGCCGCACTTTAACCCCCAGGGCGGAGCGGCACCCCGTGGACCGTGGCCCGGACCGGGTGGGAAACCGCCGGGTGGTCCGTTCCCCGAGCACAGCATAACACCCCAGCTGAGTGAGGCCGAGTTCGAGGAGATTATGACGAGGAACCGCACCGTTAGCAGTTCCGCTATTGCAAG AGCCGTGTCGGATGCCGCGGCTGGGGAGTACGCGAGTGCGATTGAAACGCTTGCGACGGCCATCTCGTTGATCAAGCAGTCTAAGGTGGCGCACGACGAACGGTGCAAGATTCTGATTAGTTCGCTGCAGGACACGTTGCACGGCATTGAGACGAAGAGTTACAGCCGTCGGGAGCGGTCCAGGTCGCGGGATAGGTCATCGCATCCGCGGTCCAGATCGAGACGGGAGAGATCCAGCTCGCGTGGATATCGTGAGCGTTCGAGGGAGAGAGATCGCGGAGATAGAGAGCGCGATCGCGAGAGGGACGG CTCCCGCCGGTCCCGCCCCCGCAACAAGACCCCCGAGCACCAGGCCGCGGCCGACACCTCGGCGGACAACTCGAAGCGAAGCTACTACAACGACGATCGCTACAGATCGTCGGACCGCGAGCGCGAGCGTGACCGCGACCGGGAACGCCGCGAGGAGCACCGCTCGCGCCACTAA